One window of Mus caroli chromosome 11, CAROLI_EIJ_v1.1, whole genome shotgun sequence genomic DNA carries:
- the Zcchc10 gene encoding zinc finger CCHC domain-containing protein 10 → MATPMHRLIARRKAEANKQHVRCQKCLEFGHWTYECKGKRKYLHRPSRTAELKKALKEKENRLLLQSMAETNTEKKIKKKKRSKSVTSSSTSSSDSSASESSSESETSASSSSEDSDSDESLSSSSSSSAYSSSSSSSSSSSSSDSDSSSSSSSSSSSSSESSSDDEPQKKKKKKK, encoded by the exons ATGGCGACTCCCATGCATCGGCTCATAGCTCGAAGGAAAGC TGAAGCCAATAAGCAACATGTAAGATGTCAGAAATGCTTGGAATTTGGACATTGGACTTATGAatgcaaagggaaaagaaagtacCTACACAGACCTTCGAGAACAGCAGAGCTGAAGAAAgctttaaaggaaaaagaaaatagattattGCTGCAAAG CATGGCAGAGACCAACACAGAGAAAaagatcaagaagaagaagag GTCTAAGAGTGTCACGAGTTCCAGTACCTCTAGCAGTGACAGTTCGGCCAGTGAGTCTTCATCAGAGAGTGAGACATCCGCCTCATCCTCTTCAGAAGACAGTGACTCAGATGAAAgcctctctagctcctcctcctcctcggccTATTCgtcttcctcgtcctcctcgtcctcctcctcctcctcggacTCGgactccagctcctccagcagcagcagcagtagcagcagttcTGAGAGCAGCTCTGATGATGagccacagaagaagaaaaagaagaagaaatag